The Nicotiana tomentosiformis chromosome 2, ASM39032v3, whole genome shotgun sequence genome includes the window cctcaaAGCCCAAAAGCATCTGTAACCCAAGTCCCCAAAAGCTTACCACCAGTTGTAACCCACAACCACTTGAAATTAACCAAGGCCCCAACGTTGGAAAATTTGAGGGAACATAGGTTATGTTACAATTGTCATGAAAAGTATTTTTCATGACACAAGTGTAGAACCAAAGCACACAATACTTTAGAATGGAATAAAGGAGAAATAATTGTGGAAGTTGGGGAAAGTTCAGGGGCTAAAAATGAACAAGAGACAAGGGGAAATGAAAATGAACTTGAGGCAGGGGTAAGTCTAATTGAAGACCAATTAGATGAAGAAGAAGCTGTCATTAGTATGTTGGAAGACCCATTTCGAAGCCCAACGACCATTAAAATTTCTGGGTTACTTAAGTGTAAATCAATTGTCGTCCTAGTAGATTGTGGGGCTACTCATTGTTTAATAGACCCCCATATGGCTGAAAGTTTGAACCTAAACATACAACCGTTGCACAGACCCATGAGAGTTAGAGTTGCTAATGGTGATGTAATGTTAAGCAAGGCAATTTGTAGAAAAGTACGTTGGCAAATGCAAGGGGAAGGATTCGAATTTGAATTTAGGCTAATAAAAGTGGGAAGTTGTGATTTTTTGCTAGGAATGGACTGGATAGACATGGTAGCTCCAGTAGTTTTGCACACCAGGCCCCCACAATGTTACTTTTATGAGGGGAAGCAAGATGGTGACTCTTATTGGCTATCAAGACTCTTCTGGGTTGGGCCAAAACTATGCACGACTGATATCTGGGCTTCTGCGAAATGGAGGATGCAATTGGGTAGCCCAGACTTTCCATACGGAAATAGGAGGGGATGATTCTGAAAATATTCCAGCCCAAGTGCAGGAGATTTTGAACCAATTTGCATTCATTTTTAAGGAACCAACTTCATTACCTCCAACCCGTCCTTGTGACCATGCAATAGAGTTAATTCCTGACTCAAGGCCAGTCAACCAAAGACCTTATAGGTATTCACATGAGCAGAAAAATGCCATAGAGAGGATCATCAAGGAGATGCTGGAAGCAAAAACAGTAACCCCCAGCACTTCATCTTTTGCTTCACCAGTGATTTTAGtcaagaaaaaaaaatctttcatGGAGGCTATGTGTGGACTACCGAAGGTTGAATGATATGACCATCAAGAATAAAATACCCAATTCCGGTGGTGGAAGACCTCCTTGATGAACTCAATGCGGCTTAATGTTTCTCAAAATTGGATTTAAGGCTGAGATACCATCAAATACGGATGAAGGAAGGTTATGAACACAAGACGGCTTTTAAAACACGTCATGGGTTGTGGGAATTCactgtgatgccttttgggctcaCTAACGCACCAACAACTTTTCAAGCACTAATGCAAAGCATTTTCGGCCCTTACTTAAGGAAATTTGTGCTTGTATATTTTGATGACATCCTCGTATATAGCTTATCATTGGCACAACACTTGGAACATCTACTTATTGTGTTTAAAGTATTGGAAGCAAATCAATTGTTTTCCAAACGGTCAAAATGCAGTTTCGCTCAACCCAAGGTTGAGTATTTGGATCATGTCATTAATGGAGAAGGTCTGAGCACAGATATGGCTAAGATTGAGGCGATGATAAGCTGGCCCAAACCTGTGTGCATTAAGAGTTTTCGTGAATTTCTTGGATTAACGGGATACTACCGAAGGTTCAttaaaaattatgcaattatCAGTAAGCCATTGACGTTACTATTAAAGAAAGGAGGTTTTGTTTGGAACGAAGGAGCAGATAAAGCTTTTGAGGCTTTAAAGTTAGCTATGACCTAAGCTCTAGTTTTGGCACTGCCAGACTTCAATGTTCCATTCATGGTTAAAGTGGATGCTAGTGGGCTAGGTGTCGGAGTAGTCCTCTCACAACATAACATGCCCATCGCATTTATGAGTCAAGCTTTAAGCCCAAAGCACCTTGGTTTGTCAACATATGAGCAGGAACTGATAGCACTTTTGCTAGCAATAGAGAAATGGAGACATTACCTTCAACCCAACCACTTTGTAATTAGGACTGATCACTTTAACCTAAAATTCCTAAGAGATCAACACATCACCACATCCTTACAACACAAAGGAGTGACAAAACTGATggggttaagctacgaaatacATTACAGACAAGGGAAAAaaaatgttgtagcagatgcgtTATCTCGAAGAGGTGAGGAGACCAAAGTGGATGGTCAAATTGCTGATTGTTTGGGTCTAAGTATAACACAACCAAAATGGGCTCAAAAAGTGTTAGATAGCTATATGGGGGATGATGAAGCCCAGGAGTTAATCATTAAAATCAGTATTGACCCAAATAATGTCCCAGATGTTTCCTAGCAAATGGGTCTATTGAGGTTACAAGGCAAAGTGTGGATAGGCAATCAACAAAACTTAAGGTTCAAATTAGTCAATGATATGCATTCATCGGTATGGGGAGGACACTCAGGTATTCATGCAGCCTATCAAAGACTTAAGTCAATTTTTTATTGGCCCAAGATGATTAATGATATTAAGTCTGTGATTAGAGAGTGCGAAATATGTCAAAGAAACAAGGATGAAAGTGTGGCATATCCGGGATTGTTGCATCCTTTGCCAATTACTAAGAGGGCTTGGGAACATATTTCAATGGACTTCATCGAAGGTTTACCAAAGTCGCAAGGGAAAGAAGTCATACTGGTGGTAGTCAACCGTTTCACTAAGTATGCTCATTTTATAGCTTTAAGCCACCCATACAATGCCTCCCAAATAGCTCAAGTGTTTCTAGATTATGTGTGCAAACTACATGGAATTCCCTGCTCAGTGGTCTCGGACAGAGACCCCATATTTGTGAGCTTATTTTGGCAGGAGTTGTTCAAGAATATGCAGGTGCAACTTAAGCTGAGTTcagcctatcatccccaaacggaCGGACAGACTGAGAGGCTAAACCGCTGTTTGGAATCTTACCTAAGGTGCATGACAGGCCAAAAATCAAAAGAATGGATCAAGTGGCTTTCTTTAACCGAGTTTTGGTATAACACCAACTTTCAATCCGCTATTGGGATGACACCATTTCAAGCCCTCTAAGGATATGAACCTCCGCAGCCCACATTTGAGTTAATTGCTCAATCCAAGGTAGAAATAATGGATCAATTGCTGAAAGAAAGGCAAATAATGAGCAAACAATTGAAGGAAAATCTCATTAAAGTACAAATGCGTATGAAACAATATGCGGACAACAAAAGAAGCGAAAGAGAATTTGAGATTGGGGATCTAGTCTTTATCAAATTACAACCTTACAGGCAATCATCCGTAGCTGTGCGGAAGAATTTGAAGTTAGCTTCAAAGTTCTTTGGCCCCTACCCTGTAATAAAAAAGATCAGCCCGGTGGCTTATGAGCTTCAACTTCCAGACAATTCACGTATCCACCCTGTGTTTCACGTGTCCTAACTCAAGAAGAAGTTAGGACCCAAAGTTTTTCCAACAAAAAATCCTCCTCTAAGCACTCCAGATGGTCAATTGGTTGCTGAACCTTTAGCAATTGTTGATCGCCGAATAGTTAAAAGAGGAAATCGGGCGGTGACCCAGGTGTTGGTACAATGGGCTAATTTAGCTCCAAAAGATGCAACTTGGGAAGATTACTCCTTCTTAACCTCGCAATTTCCAGATTTTCAACCTTGATTAACAAGGTTCTCGAATGGGATATAGCGGATCTAGTCCGCTGGGCTAAAGAAGACGTGAAGGAAATGGGTCCATTTTGTATTGGGTCTATTTTGAAGATCTGAATATAGTTTTGTAATTTTTATTTGAGTCCTCTTAGGTTAGTAGTCTTTTAAATTCTCttaagttgttgttttccttataacAACACGTGTATTATGTTTAGCATTTGTAACGTTAGAATAGTACCTAGTCTGTTCTATTTTTATTGGTCCAGTACATTAGTCACAACTGGTGATAATAGTTATATAGAGTCCTTAAAATCAGTGTAAAATGCATCTTTTGGAATGAAAATCTGTCTTTAATTTTTCTATCAATTTaatttccttaaatttcatcttttaagtAGCTATCACGTTACACAACAAAACTCTATCGGAGAACTTTcataaatttttccaaaatttcgcAAAACTCAGAAACCCTAGGTGAGAAATTGACGAACTGAAACACCTCGAAAACCCGTGAGGGTAAGATCGATCGAGAGCTCAGAACAAGTACTATTCGATTATTtgttctgataccatgttagaTCAACAAGATCGAATTGCGGAAGCAAAATATGAAGAAGAGAACCCTAACTCGAAATAGGGATGAAAAGAGAGAATTTTATTATCTGAGAAAAATGAATGAATCGAAAATATCTGTTAATTACACATTTAATCCTTATGAGGCTTTATATACAGTGGGTAAAGAATTGCAAGGTTAGACCAAAAATAGCTAAGTGTAAACATATGGTAACTATATATATAAAACTAACTAGTGTACTTACCACGCTTCGCGCGGtcttaaaaatataattaattgttaatattatttatataaagaAAATCAGTATTTATTAATATCAAACATCGCTTCATGATTTTACTACGATTCTTTTaactttttatataaaattttatgaGAAAAAGAGTATGTGCAAATATATTTCAGGTTAATACTTATATTGGCTGAACTTTATTTTATTGGGGTCAGATCATTCACCTTGTAAACATCTCCCCCCATTTTCTCTTCCTCTATgtataataaatttttttttaaaaaaactcacTTTATATGTGAACTTGAATAAATCAAAATAGAATACAAAAGAATAATAGAAAGGAGAAAATATAGTGATTTGAAAATTTAGAGGATGTAAACCAAGGATGTTTTTCGCTTTCCCTTCTTCCTGTAAGGTATTCTTAAGCCAAGTAGTATTTTGTTTTTTGGTGGGCATGTTCAGTTttacttctcttttctttttctttttctttttctttctctttgtttgcttattttatttttgtttcttcatTTCTCTTTGTTTCCTGCAAAATGGTGCTCCTCTTCCTCTTTCATGGTACAATTTCgtttttccttttcattttctttctctttccttcCATCAGATTTCATTTGATCAACCAGATACATAATTCCTCTCCTTATTTTTCTGTAAAATCCCACAAATCATTTTCTTTTCTCGTGTTAGCTATTCTTACCATTTTTAAAAGTCCACCAcccttaattattattttttccttttctgttACTTCCTATCCATTTTTCCTCCCGTGATTCTATTTAATTAACCAGGCAAAACTTTTATTTCTCCTCCTAActttttgtaaaatttttaaaattattttctctttcttGTTAACTCTTCTTGCCACTTTAACCTATCTACCACCCTCTCTATATTGTCAAATATGAGACTGTAGTGCCATCTAACCTCTCTTGAGACCACGACTTATATAAATACATATAGATACATTGTTTATACAATAAAATATAGCTAACTAATTAGTATCATATATTCAATAAAATAAAACATTAATCAAACATCTTATATCAAGTTCTTTGGATGAAGGATTTGCGAAACATTTAGTTAAAATGGAATAACCCATTTAAATAAGTATATCTgaatttgaaaaacaaaagatAAATAACTGATGAAAGATAATAATGTAAAATTACTGGATATCATGgtgcataaaaattatatttaaatataaacAGAATAGTGTTAATCCCTTAGCTTAGTTTAGAATCAACCATCCGGTCGTTACATCTTCACCTTCATCTAGACTCCCTAGCAATTTAAATTTATGTAGCTTAAATTTGAAACGATAAAAAGAAAGGGCAGCAAATAGATAATTAGAAACTAAACATTAAATTAGAGTTCATAGAAAAAGAACATCACATTATACTACTAATTTGTTAAGGGGATATATGATTGTAATTAATTCATTCAAGATTTACGAAACGTAAATCATAGATCGTACTTATATggataatttatttttttccacCACTTACATGGATAatgaacaattcttatttttctcatattcaatcttaaataagtgaaaaatataaGATATAAGAttgaaataaaaaaggaaaagaaataaaaaggaaaataatgAAACCATATCACGCATATCCCAACTCTTTTTCTACGCTTTCcgattcttttattttctttttctcggAAAATTTACCATCTTTGCTACTTTATCCTCCCCCCTCGAATATGCAAGCCTAAATTCCTAAATTTTCTCCACACGATCACATCCATTGTGCTTTGTGAAACTATATACCAAAGATGTTGATACCAATTCGTCTTCAGAGCCTTCTTTCTCTTCTACTTCCTTTCATTTTTAGATTTTGTTTATGCTTACTTTCATCTCCAGCCACACATGGCACAGGCGCAACCACCAACCAGAGCAGCATCAACCGAAACACCACTGTGTTCAGAAGGCAATGGAGCGACCTTATTTTCCATCAGAACATAATCCGTGTAGTTGAAATTCACACAACCTAAATGAACAAATGCCAAGAATTACACGCATAAAATCATTCTAAGAAATCTAAAACCTTCATATCTTCTGGTAAGTAAATCGAGAAATGGAAGTGAAAATCTCTAACGTTTGAGTGAGCCAAATCACGTGTTAGGATTTGGATCTTGGTGTATTGGATTATGCCGCTTATATGAGTCTAGAAAGGTTTCAAAACATTTATGGAGGTAATTAAAATTATCCCTTacgaaaaaacaaaaatataaattagAGAATATTGAGGGGAAGTTACGAAGAAGAAATGGCACAGCAATAAGAGAAGAAATAATGGGATAGCATTAACAATGAGTGATAAATTGGGTACAtttgaatattttgaaaaacaCCACTTATTCCATGATACTATACatatttaaatcaacaacaacaaagatGAAAAAATACCACTTATTCCATGATACTATAAGTATTTATATCAGGAAATTAAAGAGGAATTACTTATCATGAGTACCATAATTATGACATAATGTAATAAAATACTTCTAGTCTAGTAAGAGAAAAAGCATATTGTATACTATATGTTGCTTTAGTTGACGTCCAGGAATGGAAGATTGTAACATACAATATGATGCGCCCAGCAAGAGAAAAAGCATCACATTTTGTCCCTTTCTATGCATTCTATAGTAACAAAACACAATTATGCCTCCATTTTATGTCAGAATTCGGCAAATATCTGTTGAATGAAAACATCAGCATATTTGGAGAATGTGAATTTTTTATATATCACAATGAATATTTTAAATGAATATCATTTTGGTCCCACCAAACGCCGGGCACAATTTATATTGAtgaaaaaagaggaaaaatcaaATGCAGAAAAAGGGATGAAGAATGGGTAAGTTCCATGAGAAAGGGAACGTCCTTAGCTTTGCCATGGTATGTGGAGATCGGAGAGCTTTCGGTTTAGTAGGAGAAAATGAATACGAAACGGTGGAAAACAAATGAAAATGTGGCTAAAGAGGTTAAAGAGAATGAACAGTCGCTTTAAATTTTTCATCCGAAAATAAGATAAATAGAAAAATTAGAATAAAtagcaaaaaatgtggaaaaagAGAAATGGCTTCTCTAATCGTATATAGTGCCACGCCACCTGTCTTAGGCCctgttttatataattatatagaTTACAGACTATTACAAAGATGTATTGGGCCATGTCAGCTGGTTGGACCTACTCGTGTGGACTCCTGTATGTGAAGAGGTCCAGTGTTAACACATTTGACGTTTAAGGAAGCCATCTGGTTTTGCATTTTCCCTTTCCCTTTAAGAAGGCAATGTACTAGCTCATTAACCTGTTCGAGGAACTTCTTCAGTTTCCAGATCCAATATACTAACACGGTTACTCTCATTTTAtatgtttaataaataaaagaGGAAACAAGTCTGTTCAATGGCACTATTTCCTGGCTATTAGCAAATTCATTTAAAATGTGGACCAAGGATAGTTAGAAAGAAATTCTCAAACGTGCAAACCACAATGTAGAAAAGACAATAATATTTTCTCACATGTGTGACACTAATAATATCTCACACATGCAACCATAACAATTAAAGACACTAATGTTTTCTCACACTTGCAACCATAACATAGACACTTGCGTGCAATCATAACGAAGACAACTTAAACCAGCTTGAGAGAGCTTTGGCGGACAAGAACCCAAACCAGGGTCTGCCGAGCCTGAAAACTCATTATTGGATTTGTCACTTTGTGAGAGAGTTACATGTATTTT containing:
- the LOC138905635 gene encoding uncharacterized mitochondrial protein AtMg00860-like, which produces MKEGYEHKTAFKTRHGLWEFTVMPFGLTNAPTTFQALMQSIFGPYLRKFVLVYFDDILVYSLSLAQHLEHLLIVFKVLEANQLFSKRSKCSFAQPKVEYLDHVINGEGLSTDMAKIEAMISWPKPVCIKSFREFLGLTGYYRRFIKNYAIISKPLTLLLKKGGFVWNEGADKAFEALKLAMT